In Eubalaena glacialis isolate mEubGla1 chromosome 3, mEubGla1.1.hap2.+ XY, whole genome shotgun sequence, the following are encoded in one genomic region:
- the PRR9 gene encoding proline-rich protein 9, whose product MSFNKQQCNQPCVPPACLQKTQGHCQAKAEEVCLPPCQHPCQKKCPVQAQEVCLPQCQELYQENFLQQGQDPCLPLCQDQSPPQCLEPCQEISQTKHVEVCPQKVQEKCLPPGKGK is encoded by the coding sequence ATGTCCTTTAATAAGCAGCAGTGCAATCAGCCATGCGTGCCTCCTGCATGTCTTCAAAAGACCCAAGGGCATTGCCAGGCAAAGGCTGAGGAGGTGTGCCTCCCCCCATGCCAGCACCCTTGCCAAAAGAAGTGCCCAGTGCAAGCTCAAGAGGTGTGTCTTCCTCAGTGCCAGGAGTTATACCAAGAAAACTTCTTACAGCAAGGCCAAGACCCATGCCTACCTCTATGTCAAGACCAAAGCCCACCTCAGTGTTTGGAGCCATGCCAGGAGATATCTCAGACAAAACATGTGGAGGTTTGCCCACAGAAAGTCCAGGAGAAGTGCTTACCCCCTGGCAAGGGAAAGTAG